The following is a genomic window from Anopheles aquasalis chromosome 3, idAnoAquaMG_Q_19, whole genome shotgun sequence.
ATCGCCTCTCCCCAGTGCGCCGGGAGAGAGGCACGGAAAGGACTTCTTCTTGCGGGTTGCCGCCAAAAAGGGCGCGGCACGATGTGATGGATACATATAATGAACCCTAGTACGTAAGCAATCTaagaaccaaaaaccaaacacaaccaGAAAAGAACAATAAAGAAAAAGTATGAATCAATTCATTAACGTGTGCTGAGTTAACCGAATTCCATTTTGCgttaaacattcaattatTACCTGTTGCACATACAGCTGTGCGCCTACAAACATCACCAGCACTGTGCCGGACTATGCGGAAATATGATTTTAACTGGTCAACTTTTGGATTCCTTTCCTGATGTTATTGTTTCCACGCGCTTGCTCACATTTGTTTGTAAATCCAGCATCGCAGCAAACACGGCCGGTATCCGATCCAGAGTTTCAGTTCAGGgtttcaataaaaatgaatgtcCTTTGTGGTACCTGTGGAGAACAGAACGACGACCCGGGTGAGATGCAGCATATTGCAAACTTTTCGGAAATGTATTTCGTCCTTACATCAATTAACGTGCACGAGTCGGAGTCGTTGGCGGGGTGCATGGTTTGTGCCGGTTGCCAGGAAAAGCTGCAGGAACTGGAACAATTCCGTGCCATGTGTATTCGCGTTCACGAGTCTTTGATCCAGGTAAGGAAAGTGGTATTTGGTGGAGTTCGATGCCAAATTATGATTTGTTCTCCACATTCTAGGTTGCTGCGGATAAGGAGCGAATAGGATTAAACGACGTAATACACGACGATCCGGGCGAGAAATCATTTCTGCACCCTGAATCCGTCAGCCCCAGTCCCGATGGTCATCATACGATAGAAGAGAACCGTCCGATCACCCAATCCAGCGATAGCGATGAAGGGGAAGCGGTGTGCGATGATATAGTAGATGAATCGAACTCGTCGGAAGTACCCGCCGGCCAGATCTGTGAGACGCTGTTTGAGGCTGCCACCGTTCCTGGCACCGGCCGAGGGATTTTCCTGTTCGGCTGTACGAAATGCGAGAAAAAGTTTAAAACACAAACCCGACTCGATGGCCACCTGAGGGAACACCAGGGGTTGAAGCCGGCCGTCTGCGACATCTGTGGGAAGGAGTTTATCAAGTGGTTCAACCTGAAGATGCACATACGCCACAAGCAcaccgacgagcagcagcccaaGGTTCAGTGTGATTTTCCTGGGTGCCAGCTCACCTACACGACCGTGGCCAACATGCGGAAGCATCGGAAATCGCACGATCCAAACTATATGGCACCCCAGCCTCAGCAGTACATCTGCGAGCAGTGTGGCAAGTCGTACACAACCGCAGGGGCACTAAAGGTACATTAGTATATTTTGATAAGTAGGCTGTTGTAATAGGTTTTAACATTCCCGCCTGCTCTTTCtgccacaggcacacacctACTCACATACCGGTGATCGACCGTTCGCGTGCACGCTGTGCGAGAAAAAGTttgtcaacagcaacaaactcCGGATACACATGATGCGCCATCAGGGAATTAAAAAGTACGAGTGTCCACACTGTGGGATGAAAAAGACGACCAAAAATGAGCTACGGATTCACATCAATCACCACACGAAGGAGCGCCTGTCGATCTGTAGCACGTGTGGTCAGTCGTTTACCAGTTCAGGTGCGTTACCCATAGCCGCAATTGCGATTGAACGAATCCCGGACGCGTCTAATGTAACTTTTTCTTATTCTAGGCAACTTGGCGAGACACGTGCGCATCGTGCACCGCGGCATCAAAGCATTCAAGTGCCAACACTGTGGCCAATCGTTTGCGAAAGCGGAAACACTGAAGCACCACGTGATGACGCACACCGGCGAGCGGCCACATGCATGTGCGGAGTGTGGTAAACGCTTCATCCAGCTCGTAGCCCTCCGTACGCACATAAAAACGCATGCCAAGGCGTTGGGCACGGCCACGATTCTGCGCCACGACTCTACGGTAAAACGCAATGATCAATTGTACTGCGGTGAAGACAAAAGCAATCCGATAGTATAGAGGCTCGAATACGGGTGCGACTGGTACGAAACGAAGAAGATAACATTTTCTTTTAGCACATAATGACCACATAGACATTTATTACATTCATCTCGGGTGTGAATCAGAGTATCAGAGGAGGATGAGAGACTCGTTAACAACTAGTGCACACGCATCCTATTCGCTGGGTTTGTGGTTAGTTCAACCTACCGCTCAGCAGATAACTAAACAAACCGCTTCGGAGCGAAGCTATGGCGCCCCACAATATGGGGCCCTCTAATAGACTTAATGCTTAAAAAATGCCGACAGAGAGCTCGCGATACAATGTTTGTGAGATTCGAAGACgtatgaagagagagagcgcctaATCGATCGCTGCCgttcacttgctgctgctgccaccatcgctctgaatgatgattttgttcttttcccgCGTTACCTTCGTTAGCGACGGGCGTGAGGCGACCTGGAGCTGTTTGAGATTCTGCTGTGGGATGTCGGATTGGAAAATTTTACGCTTATCACTCCCATGATAGCGTGACAGCACTTGCAGCTTCGAGAACAGTTTGTTCTTCGGTCGCTGATCCTTCTCCACGACGATCACCGCCGGTGGAGCCGGTTCGAGGGCTGGTGCCGTTCCGCGAAGCGTCGTACCACCGCTAGGTCCCGCCGCTACCACCGGTAAGGCGGCAGTTCCACTGGCCGCTTTGTAGTGTGCCAGTTGCTTGGTAGCCCTTAGCGCCGGTATCTCAACCGCCGACGACTGTCCATCGGTATCGTACTGGACGTGATTGATGTGATGGTAGCGTGCGGCACCCGAACCCAGCACAAACTCTGCCGTCTGGGTGTGGTAGGGGGGAAGCGTACCGTCCGGTAGGGTGCTCGAGATCGAAGCCGAAGTATCGGCAGCAAAATGGCGCAGCATTAGATTGAGCTTGGTTtcgtgctgcttctgcagTGCCACGATCGAACGTTCCTTCTCTAGCCGTGTCTGGCGGATCGTGTTGGTAAGAATCTTCTCCTGCCACTCCCAGGCATCTTTTTCCCGTTCGAGAGAAATGAACTGTAGCTCCAGCTTGCGGCTGGCTTCTTTCAGATCGACCACCTTCTGGAAGTACTTGTACAGCAGCGTACGCATCTCATCGGCGGACAGCTTGTTCAACCGTGCCATCAACATCTGTTCACCCTTTTCTCGCTGCAAACTTTCATCCGTATCGATGCTACGCCGACCGCAGATCAGTTCGTTCTTCATCTCGATCGCTGCATCGATGGCTTCGATCGCTTCATCGCACTCGACCAGCTTACGCTCTTCGTCGAACGATGGGCGTTTGTCTTCGCGCAGCTTACGATCGAGCTGACAGCGCTGCTCCACCAGATGATCGCGTGTCCGGCGCAGATTGCGTATCTCGCAGCGCAACGATTCCTTTTCGGCGCTACGCTTGTTCACGTAGCGCTTCAAGTTACTCGATTTCTCCTTCAACACGTGCTCGATGTGGGAGATCCGTTCGTTCATGTTACGGATCTTGCTGCGACTTTCGTTTAGCTCCAGCGCGCCTCCTGCATTTCCGGACCGTACCGTGCGTGCTTCCTTCTGGACTGCCTCCAGCTCTTTCTCGAGCCCTTCGCGACGGTCTAGTTCCTTCTTGAGCAGCCGCTGCAACACTTCGAGCTGTTTCTGTGAATCCTTGATCGATTGTTGaagttttttcttcttgtgccCCGCCTCGCCCGCTatgaaaccgatcgattcgagatCCTTTAGCCGCTGCTCGAGATGCGATGTGTGGCTCTTTAGCCGATTGATCTCGTCTTTATCCGTACCGTTGACGACCGCCTTCCGGAGTTGCTTTTTCGTCTTCTCGTACTCAGCCTCCAGtttgtgcttcttcttgctAAATCGTGACTTGGCAACCGAACGCGTTTCACTGTTTTCGATCAAATCATCAATGTACTTTTGCTTCAGTGTGATCGTACGGCGCACTTCCTCGATCTGGGCGTGAAAGGACTCAATACTGGCCTGACAAATGCGCAAATTGCTCCCTAGGGTATCGAGCTTCTTGTCCAGCGCACTCGCAATCGGTTGCGTTTCCCCCTTCAGTGGCAGGATGAGGGCCAGCTCGTTGCTGCTTACCGTGTCACCATCAAAGATCGACTTCCGTCTGGCCGGATTGTGACCCAACGTTTTGGGTGCACCGtcggctggtggtgtggtggtttccttttcctcgtgCTCACCCGAATCACCGGTCGGTGCAGCGGCGGGTGGATGTGTTTGGAAAAACTCCTGGTACTTGTCCGCGATCAGCTGGTTCGTCTTGGTTTGAAACGTCTTAATGTAGCTCTGGATGCGCTCGCTAACGTCCGTCAGGTGCGTGCAGAGATCGGAATCGCTCTCGTTATCCGACTGAAACTGTTCCTTGCCACTGCTTTGGAGCGTTGTATCTTCCGCTTCGTCAATTTCCTCGATCGGACCCAAGCACATGCGGGCATTCGGTTGCGTCCCGGTTGGAAGGCTCATATCGCTCGAACTAAAACAATCGTCACATT
Proteins encoded in this region:
- the LOC126574894 gene encoding gastrula zinc finger protein XlCGF28.1-like, which translates into the protein MNVLCGTCGEQNDDPGEMQHIANFSEMYFVLTSINVHESESLAGCMVCAGCQEKLQELEQFRAMCIRVHESLIQVAADKERIGLNDVIHDDPGEKSFLHPESVSPSPDGHHTIEENRPITQSSDSDEGEAVCDDIVDESNSSEVPAGQICETLFEAATVPGTGRGIFLFGCTKCEKKFKTQTRLDGHLREHQGLKPAVCDICGKEFIKWFNLKMHIRHKHTDEQQPKVQCDFPGCQLTYTTVANMRKHRKSHDPNYMAPQPQQYICEQCGKSYTTAGALKAHTYSHTGDRPFACTLCEKKFVNSNKLRIHMMRHQGIKKYECPHCGMKKTTKNELRIHINHHTKERLSICSTCGQSFTSSGNLARHVRIVHRGIKAFKCQHCGQSFAKAETLKHHVMTHTGERPHACAECGKRFIQLVALRTHIKTHAKALGTATILRHDSTVKRNDQLYCGEDKSNPIV
- the LOC126574891 gene encoding kinesin-like protein costa, which translates into the protein MNVPVKVVVRFAPTAPQQEEEQQQQQQDNRTSTDPDRRPEGDQQEVDENCVRCGEGRTFRFSHVLRNGIGNQELYFESIAGFMDSVLEGYDFSVVTYGAKGTGKTYTLYGGPGDGTVSIGDEGIVLCFVRDLFCRLNAHPERVFSISIAWSEITAEGDVLDVLENAAMVQCFSVEDTYALLGLGMHRRNAENHSILSLVLEQQWTSIGGMNQHRQSTVSFCDLRGTERMMTDEETYPMDGGLRKLEDIVIRRSDQYNESVLTAFLKDSFGGRAQTLLFLCLDATQLDTKATMRDLEFGEHAEEIVNNVVMNTFSDNNVPVVPLNEDLGGGNANPLDGLYFASQQWVKLLKNAESLFTKLFSTCELNQTERSQIEEWLYLKAECDDCFSSSDMSLPTGTQPNARMCLGPIEEIDEAEDTTLQSSGKEQFQSDNESDSDLCTHLTDVSERIQSYIKTFQTKTNQLIADKYQEFFQTHPPAAAPTGDSGEHEEKETTTPPADGAPKTLGHNPARRKSIFDGDTVSSNELALILPLKGETQPIASALDKKLDTLGSNLRICQASIESFHAQIEEVRRTITLKQKYIDDLIENSETRSVAKSRFSKKKHKLEAEYEKTKKQLRKAVVNGTDKDEINRLKSHTSHLEQRLKDLESIGFIAGEAGHKKKKLQQSIKDSQKQLEVLQRLLKKELDRREGLEKELEAVQKEARTVRSGNAGGALELNESRSKIRNMNERISHIEHVLKEKSSNLKRYVNKRSAEKESLRCEIRNLRRTRDHLVEQRCQLDRKLREDKRPSFDEERKLVECDEAIEAIDAAIEMKNELICGRRSIDTDESLQREKGEQMLMARLNKLSADEMRTLLYKYFQKVVDLKEASRKLELQFISLEREKDAWEWQEKILTNTIRQTRLEKERSIVALQKQHETKLNLMLRHFAADTSASISSTLPDGTLPPYHTQTAEFVLGSGAARYHHINHVQYDTDGQSSAVEIPALRATKQLAHYKAASGTAALPVVAAGPSGGTTLRGTAPALEPAPPAVIVVEKDQRPKNKLFSKLQVLSRYHGSDKRKIFQSDIPQQNLKQLQVASRPSLTKVTREKNKIIIQSDGGSSSK